The following proteins come from a genomic window of Triticum aestivum cultivar Chinese Spring chromosome 6A, IWGSC CS RefSeq v2.1, whole genome shotgun sequence:
- the LOC123128498 gene encoding thioredoxin-like 3-1, chloroplastic, with amino-acid sequence MPLLAPGPRALCRDLYCAASAREQAAPVPSSVAACSTVGGALWRGGVRVARTGGRGVRAEAAYFWDASVPVEMGEIDSMDKLDAALASSAEQNQPIIIDWMASWCRKCIYLKPKLEKIAGEFPGVRFYFVDVNKVPQAVVKRGNISKMPTIQLWKDGEWKEEVIGGHKAWLVMDEVREMIQKYK; translated from the exons ATGCCGCTGCTCGCGCCGGGCCCGCGCGCGCTCTGCCGGGACCTCTACTGCGCCGCCTCGGCGCGGGAGCAGGCGGCCCCGGTCCCGTCCTCCGTGGCGGCGTGCTCGACCGTCGGCGGGGCGCTGTGGCGAGGCGGTGTTCGTGTGGCGAGGACGGGAGGAAGAGGGGTGAGGGCGGAGGCGGCCTACTTCTGGGACGCGTCGGTGCCGGTGGAGATGGGCGAGATCGACAGCATGGACAAGCTCGACGCCGCGCTCGCCTCCTCCGCCGAGCAAAACCAGCCCATCATCATCGACTG GATGGCCAGCTGGTGCCGGAAATGCATTTACCTCAAGCCCAAGCTGGAGAAGATAGCAGGAGAATTTCCAGG AGTCAGGTTCTACTTTGTGGATGTCAATAAAGTTCCACAGGCCGTGGTGAAAAGAGGGAATATAAGC AAAATGCCCACAATTCAG TTGTGGAAGGATGGAGAATGGAAGGAGGAAGTGATAGGAGGCCACAAAGCGTGGCTGGTGATGGATGAGGTTAGAGAGATGATCCAGAAGTACAAGTGA
- the LOC123131034 gene encoding uncharacterized protein: MTMEEALISPELRDVLAKVAVFLLVQGLVYLILTNSSDVFSKNKRLRSLSFRPMRSMSVRRVLAPLSDVPVGTDDDSPSPSLSSSSSWSSRRWGKRHED, from the coding sequence ATGACCATGGAGGAGGCGCTCATCTCGCCGGAGCTGCGCGACGTGCTGGCCAAGGTGGCGGTGTTCCTGCTCGTGCAGGGGCTGGTGTACCtcatcctcaccaactcctccgACGTCTTCTCCAAGAACAAGAGGCTCCGGTCCCTCAGCTTCCGGCCCATGCGGTCCATGAGCGTGCGCCGCGTCCTGGCGCCGCTCTCCGACGTCCCCGTCGGCACCGACGACGACTCGCCCTCGCCGTCGCTGTCTTCGTCTTCGTCGTGGTCGTCGCGCCGCTGGGGTAAGCGCCACGAGGATTGA
- the LOC123131033 gene encoding uncharacterized protein: MPKETRLPKINQYGVQWLYTGGDGSQRYGGQWPYTGGEGSQCYDTAQESTNHTWHDEDTQRGLNTDILIASHDRGNTVPRIITDYFHENVIGLSYIPPESQSNTYNFASGSQYGLQTPAPMQESRTQEDEGSTAVVFMHTDHLIPCRLSVVRKDQLAVVE; this comes from the exons ATGCCCAAGGAGACTCGTTTGCCAAAGATAAACCAGTACGGCGTACAATGGCTATACACTGGAGGCGATGGATCTCAGCGG TACGGCGGACAATGGCCATACACTGGAGGCGAGGGATCACAATGCTACGACACCGCTCAA GAAAGTACTAATCATACATGGCACGATGAGGACACCCAGCGTGGCCTCAATACAGACATCCTCATAGCATCCCATGATCGTGGTAACACGGTTCCTAGAATAATTACAGACTACTTCCATGAGAATGTTATTGGCCTATCTTATATCCCTCCGGAGTCACAATCAAACACCTACAATTTCGCATCAGGATCTCAATATGGATTGCAGACTCCAGCACCTATGCAGGAGTCACGGACACAAGAAGACGAGGGGAGTACGGCCGTGGTCTTCATGCACACCGACCACCTAATCCCTTGTCGCCTTTCGGTCGTCAGGAAAGACCAGCTGGCCGTTGTCGAGTAG
- the LOC123128499 gene encoding uncharacterized protein, giving the protein MMGEALISPELRDVLAKVAVFLLVQGLVYLILTNSSDVFSKSKRLRSLSFRPMRSMSVRRVLAPLSDVPVGTDDDSPSPSPSLFSSSSWSSRRWVAAKRIEQLGVRAVA; this is encoded by the coding sequence ATGATGGGGGAGGCGCTCATCTCGCCGGAGCTGCGCGACGTGTTGGCCAAGGTGGCGGTGTTCCTGCTCGTGCAGGGGCTGGTGTACCtcatcctcaccaactcctccgACGTCTTCTCCAAGAGCAAGAGGCTCCGGTCCCTCAGCTTCCGGCCCATGCGGTCCATGAGCGTGCGCCGCGTCCTGGCGCCGCTCTCCGACGTCCCCGTCGGCACCGACGACgactcgccctcgccctcgccttcGCTGTTTTCGTCTTCTTCGTGGTCGTCGCGCCGCTGGGTAGCCGCAAAGAGGATTGAGCAGCTTGGAGTCAGAGCGGTTGCTTAG